In the Purpureocillium takamizusanense chromosome 5, complete sequence genome, one interval contains:
- a CDS encoding uncharacterized protein (EggNog:ENOG503NVDM~COG:C~TransMembrane:6 (i12-34o67-89i110-129o177-194i215-236o278-296i)), producing MAAKAPIPQNDNVAHALAGAGGGILSMVLTYPLITLSTRAQVESKKAETKFVEAVQKIIAREGVPGLYAGINSALFGISVTNFVYYYWYEWTRATFERARASKKLTTIESMIAGAIAGSATVIITNPIWVVNTRVTTRKQDADGDVEAGGAVAAKRSRAPSTIGTLMALLKNEGPQALFSGVIPALVLVINPILQYTLFEQMKNYVEKRRKVTPTIAFFLGALGKLFATSVTYPYITVKSQMHVAAHGKKKEGMSQTLHRVIREEGYAGLYKGIGPKVTQSVLTAAFLFAFKDVLYEQTIRLRSRKSA from the exons atggcaGCCAAGGCCCCCATCCCGCAAAACGACAAtgtcgcccacgccctcgccggtgctggcggcggcatcctctcCATGGTCCTGAC GTACCCGCTCATCACGCTGtccacgcgcgcgcaggtcgaGTCCAAAAAGGCAGAGACCAAgttcgtcgaggccgtccagaAGATCATCGCCCGCGAGGGCGTCCCCGGCCTGTACGCGGGCATCAACTCGGCCCTCTTCGGCATCAGCGTCACCAACTTCGTCTACTACTACTGGTACGAGTGGACCCGCGCCACCTTtgagcgcgcccgcgcgagcAAGAAGCTCACCACCATCGAGTCCATGATCgcgggcgccatcgccggctccgcgaccgtcatcatcaccaacccCATCTGGGTCGTCAACACCCGCGTCACCACCCGCAAGCAggatgccgacggcgacgtcgaggccggtggcgccgtggctgccAAGCGCTCCAGGGCGCCCTCCACGATCGGCACCCTCATGGCGCTCCTCAAGAACGAGGGGCCCCAGGCCCTCTTCTCCGGCGTCATCCCCGCCCTGGTGCTCGTCATCAACCCAATTCTCCAGTACACTCTCTTCGAGCAGATGAAGAACTACGtcgagaagaggaggaaggtgACGCCCACcatcgccttcttcctcggcgccctcggcaagCTCTTCGCCACCAGCGTCACCTACCCGTACATCACCGTCAAGAGCCAGAtgcacgtcgccgcccacggcaagaagaaggagggcaTGTCGCAGACCCTGCATCGCGTCATTAGAGAGGAGGGCTACGCCGGCCTCTACAAGG GCATCGGCCCCAAGGTCACGCAGAGTGTCCTGACGGCAGCCTTCCTCTTCGCCTTCAAGGACGTCTTGTACGAGCAGACCATCAGGCTCCGCTCCCGCAAGAGCGCGTAA
- a CDS encoding uncharacterized protein (EggNog:ENOG503Q4P7): MPRPRYSGSQPESFNLRWHSVVDPATPSADIMSSPDPLNDHTLPGGDFFAPPSSATRRVTRSQRSQRFVALSSSPRKQMFELQVGDRRSPQRLLVTVETEGGAAAAAGIDEPATVGPRRKLFQSPTPRSVTRRRRTPAVTTTTVPLRDTTEEADVLGDAPATPRRRGRPRKSNGTPMPSAAKRRAGTPAKTRTPRRPRTAQTDDEDAAPSEAGIAPTPTSSKRGRPRKNPAPEPPSETGTETTPGATRQSKRRRHALAPEELIELADAAADHSQPQLFTRVAAPSENEMELVGAPSEAASYAPLAEPASDDDAPEPDMWMDALDDDATPRAAAQEPRQPLAPKSPTPRRASISPRHKRRRSEVGANSSQAGDYLDLVPAPSDVSSVNEPGGATNDTIAQGEDFSMIFMDSIPSLQGFFNSSIPPRAPAAEEEELGEETSLIINNTLETLRQSVAQRETPDQVAAPESEKEAAAIQLDSPRSDPPHGGIEVRSNNREEHSAMDLPRQQRDAGPDADGDELASSDPPSALPQLRSFARPTPAPRWSSSPRKGPASSPLRYRVLRATTQQAQGSPSPRKLAASGTPKSGRANARSPRVDAEASNLYDDSFSEIPQDILEAATPGRHLATAEQEAGDETEIDELQVGDEQGPAGETKIDELQEGHEQEDVEMVAEEQQETFQEAGGERLHLDEAGYRQEEAMLSSHEAAIEHEMGTDEQQDDHDDNVETVEHELEPDVEVDEQEQDQEQELPAPSVGSSAARSDAGRLPTPDDTLSQPDAEDQSEPEQSVRGSTASSKLASPVQSQADAEASAGSRLSMAETEPVDYAEPLEEEEEEEEEEEEEEEEEPEPEPERSPEAAVVASEHSVDATPVQQISSPLQEPQSLQQETLQDKTVRPALSAIVRAGRMLQSITSDPPSPEGREKQLGSPFRSSGSKESWNGSRDSQNSQHRSKSPQQQQQQQHLLQPMAFGEPVAASSSPVREAAVGQRPEDETLADEARGGHMVSPARGHASPQKQQRPRSRESAASSIRISPASEAMSWIVREGPISPRLRGDVPLQHASHSSTIGAIKSSASHGQTDETVDEPDELSAGVRDDETDIWELEAQRESPVKTTRQQPFGKRTTTAASLRRRGIASPWRNKPAGVAASLLARDTPAVPQPQQAAPQPQPSEADEYSLLRTSRQQKEGATAPAALPESASKASRFELSSFFSSPAAIPGMLAQKFLPAKATIAIKGNDASASGSKPGQATSSQPTAAMPTTSMFPQIPQKDFRPSSSPRRDLFSPARSQQQSVGAPSPARPPPPPPVVAVPPVEADPSSPATPERISVPITVSQKQNFTPRPRQASQTFFQPSSQRTITETPPRMQLSHEDIHRWQQQTSNASEEQSSPGLGRLLRPLPPKNASPTKSSLRSPLKPRTPGRVVEFTSSVLSPAEQARVRQERRISSSFLSEQQPDSQPVVAGAGSGSEAAGPEVDTEEDKENSTSNSNSDDTEDLFMTDAVAQQPPAPPPAQKRAPSRAAQAQQQRRQRLQQRQQQDEEDDQGPLSLSVWSRRHWLLLDAILQLRRQGPLRTPYPRRADRYLGKTVKSQGEAMRLERWHLDCVDAFRAQVGGWDEGALAKRLFALILGEEQRKRKGAAAAAAATTTVMFH; encoded by the coding sequence ATGCCCCGGCCGCGGTATTCCGGCTCCCAGCCCGAATCCTTCAACCTGCGCTGgcacagcgtcgtcgaccctgccacgcccagcgctgacatcatgtcgtcgccggATCCCCTCAACGATCACAccctgcccggcggcgacttcttcgcgcccccctcctcggcgacgcgccgcgtCACGCGCAGCCAGCGCTCCCAGCGCTTCGTCGCCCTGAGCAGCTCCCCGCGCAAGCAAATGTTCGAGTTGCAGGTCGGCGACAGGAGATCCCCCCAGCGCCTgctcgtcaccgtcgagACTGaggggggcgccgccgccgccgcgggcattGACGAACCTGCCACCGTGGGCCCGCGGCGCAAGCTGTTCCAGTCTCCGACCCCCCGATCCgtgacgcgccgccgcagaacGCCCGCTGTCACCACCACGACAGTACCCCTGCGCGACACCACCGAAGAGGCagacgtcctcggcgacgcgcccgcTACGCCCaggcgacggggccgcccgcgcaagTCCAACGGCACGCCcatgcccagcgccgccaagagGCGAGCTGGCACTCCTGCTAAGACCAggacgccgcgacgcccccGGACCGCGCAGActgacgacgaagatgcaGCTCCATCCGAGGCCGGAATTGCTCCCACACCAACATCTAGCAAACGGGGACGACCTCGAAAGAACCCTGCGCCCGAGCCCCCTAGCGAGACAGGCACAGAGACCACCCCCGGTGCGACAAGACAGAGCAAGCGAAGGCGGCatgcgctcgcgcccgaGGAGTTGATCGAGCTCGCCGATGCGGCTGCGGACCACAGCCAACCCCAGCTATTCACCCGAGTCGCGGCGCCAAGCGAAAACGAGATGGAGCTCGTGGGGGCGCCTTCGGAAGCCGCGAGCTACGCGCCACTGGCAGAACCGGCgtcggacgacgatgcgccggaGCCGGATATGTGGATGGATGCACTCGACGATGATGCGACACCAAGAGCAGCGGCGCAAGAGCCGCGACAACCACTGGCACCGAagtcgccaacgccgcgacgcgcctCGATTTCGCCGCGGCACAAGCGAAGGCGGAGCGAAGTCGGGGCCAACAGCTCTCAGGCTGGCGACTATCTCGACCTTGTTCCCGCGCCAAGCGACGTATCCTCTGTCAACGAACCCGGAGGTGCCACCAACGACACCATTGCCCAGGGAGAGGACTTTAGCATGATTTTTATGGATTCAATCCCATCCCTACAGGGTTTCTTCAACAGCTCTATCCCCCCTAGagcgcccgcggccgaggaggaggaactcGGTGAGGAGACGagcctcatcatcaacaacacgCTCGAGACTCTACGGCAGAGCGTTGCGCAAAGGGAAACGCCTGATCAGGTCGCGGCGCCAGAGTCAGAAAAGGAGGCCGCCGCAATACAGTTGGACTCTCCACGCTCCGATCCCCCGCATGGGGGAATTGAGGTTCGCAGCAATAACCGGGAGGAACATTCGGCAATGGATCTGCCTCGGCAACAAAGAGATGCGGGACCAGACGCAGATGGGGATGAGCTGGCTTCAAGCGACCCTCCCTCTGCCCTCCCGCAACTTCGGAGCTTCGCGCGGCCTACCCCGGCCCCAAGATGGTCCAGCAGCCCGCGAAAAGGTCCCGCCTCTTCTCCGCTTCGGTACCGTGTGCTGAGAGCTACAACACAACAAGCGCAAGgctctccgtctcctcggaagctggcggcgtctggcACGCCCAAGTCGGGTCGCGCAAACGCGCGGTCCCCTCGTGTTGATGCGGAGGCGTCAAATTTGTATGACGACTCGTTCTCCGAGATTCCGCAGGACATCCTTGAGGCTGCTACGCCGGGGAGACACCTTGCCACGGCAGAGCAGGAAgctggcgacgagacggaAATTGACGAGTTGCAAGTCGGCGATGAACAGGGTCCAGCTGGTGAGACGAAGATTGACGAGCTGCAAGAGGGCCATGAGCAGGAGGATGTGGAGATGGTAGCGGAAGAACAGCAAGAAACGTTTCAAGAGGCAGGCGGAGAGCGGCTGCACCTGGACGAAGCAGGGTATCGTCAGGAAGAGGCCATGCTCAGTAGTCATgaggccgccatcgagcACGAGATGGGAACGGACGAACAACAAGACGATCATGACGACAACGTGGAGACTGTTGAGCATGAGCTCGAGCCCGACGTGGAAGTGGACGAGCAGGAACAAGACCAGGAGCAAGAATTGCCTGCCCCGTCCGTTGGCAGTTCCGCAGCACGGTCCGACGCCGGTCGCCTGCCGACGCCAGACGACACCCTTTCGcagcccgacgccgaggatCAAAGCGAGCCCGAGCAGTCGGTGCGAGGATCAACGGCGTCTTCAAAGCTTGCCTCGCCTGTGCAATCCCAAGCTGACGCGGAGGCGTCTGCTGGCTCAAGACTCAGCATGGCTGAGACTGAACCCGTCGACTACGCAGAGCCtctggaggaagaggaggaggaggaggaggaggaggaggaggaggaggaggaagagccagagccagagccagagcgATCCCCGGAGGCGGCAGTGGTCGCGTCGGAGCACTCGGTCGACGCGACTCCGGTTCAGCAGATCTCGTCTCCATTGCAAGAGCCGCAGTCGCTACAGCAAGAGACCTTGCAGGACAAGACGGTTCGGCCCGCTCTGTCTGCCATTGTCAGGGCTGGGCGGATGCTACAGAGCATCACCTCGGATCCGCCATCGCCCGAGGGCCGGGAGAAGCAGCTAGGCAGCCCGTTCAGGAGTTCCGGCAGCAAGGAGTCGTGGAACGGCTCGCGCGACAGCCAAAACAGCCAGCACAGGAGCAAgagcccgcagcagcagcagcagcagcagcatcttcTTCAGCCCATGGCTTTTGGCGAGCCCGTAGCTGCCTCGAGCAGCCCGGTCAGAGAGGCTGCCGTAGGACAAAGGCCCGAGGATGAGACTCTTGCTGATGAGGCCCGTGGTGGTCACATGGTATCACCTGCGAGAGGCCACGCCTCGCCGCAGAAGCAACAGCGGCCTCGCTCAAGAGAGTCGGCAGCCAGCTCCATCCGGATCTCCCCGGCAAGCGAGGCCATGAGCTGGATCGTGCGAGAAGGACCCATCAGCCCACGCCTGAGAGGAGACGTTCCGCTTCAGCACGCTTCGCACTCGTCCACCATCGGCGCGATTAAGAGTTCCGCGTCCCATGGACAGACCGACGAGACTGtggacgagcccgacgaactgagcgcgggcgtgcgagacgacgagacggacaTCTGGGAGCTGGAGGCCCAGCGCGAGTCGCCGGTCAAGACGACTCGGCAGCAGCCGTTTGGGAAGAGGACGACCACAGCGGCTAgccttcgtcgccgcgggaTAGCAAGCCCTTGGAGGAACAAGCCCGCAGGGGTAGCAGCGAGTCTGTTGGCAAGAGACACTCCCGCCGTTCCTCAACCGCAGCAGGCCGCGCCGCAACCACAGCCCAGCGAGGCGGATGAATACTCGCTGCTGAGGACATCACGACAACAAAAGGAGGGCGCgacagctccagcagcgctCCCCGAGTCGGCATCAAAGGCCAGCCGCTTCGAGCTTtcgtccttcttctcctcccccgcTGCCATCCCCGGCATGCTGGCACAAAAGTTCCTCCCAGCAAAGGCCACCATTGCTATCAAGGGCAACGACGCGTCTGCATCTGGATCGAAGCCCGGCCAGGCGACGTCGTCCCAGCcaacggcggccatgccgaCGACTTCCATGTTCCCCCAGATACCGCAGAAGGACTTTCGTCCCAGCAGCAGTCCGCGAAGAGACTTGTTCTCTCCAGCCCGGTCTCAGCAGCAGTCCGTCGGGGCACCATCACCCGCAcgaccaccgccaccgccaccagtCGTCGCTGTACCtcccgtcgaggccgacccgtcgtctcccgcGACCCCAGAGAGAATCTCCGTGCCCATCACGGTGTCGCAAAAGCAAAACTTCACGCCCCggcccaggcaggccagccagacCTTCTTCCAGCCCTCGTCACAGCGCACCATCACCGAGACCCCGCCCAGGATGCAGCTGTCCCACGAAGACATTCAccgctggcagcagcagacgtcCAACGCCAGCGAGGAGCAGTCGTCgcccggcctcggccgcctgctcCGGCCCTTGCCTCCCAAGAAcgcgtcgccgacaaagTCGAGCCTGCGGTCGCCCCTGAAGCCCCGCACCCCCGGACGAGTCGTCGAGTTTACGAGCAGCGTCCTCTCgccggccgagcaggccaGGGTGCGCCAGGAGCGTCGCATCTCCAGCTCGTTTCTctccgagcagcagccggacTCGCAGCCGGTCGTCGCAGGtgccggctccggctccgaggCAGCCGGTCCCGAGGTCGACACagaggaggacaaggagaacaGCACCtccaacagcaacagcgacgacacGGAGGACCTCTTCATGAccgacgccgtggcccaacagccaccagcaccaccgccagcccAGAAGCGGGCGCCATCCCGGGCGGCTcaagcacagcagcagcggcgacagcgactacagcagcggcagcagcaggacgaagaggacgaccAAGGGCCCCTCTCGCTGTCCGTCTGGAGCCGCAGGCactggctcctcctcgacgcgaTCCTGCAGCTCCGGCGGCAGGGCCCGCTGCGCACGCCCtacccgcgccgcgccgaccgCTACCTCGGCAAGACGGTCAAGagccagggcgaggcgatgCGGCTCGAGCGCTGGCACCTCGACTGCGTCGACGCCTTCCGCGCGCAGGTCGGCGGctgggacgagggcgcccTGGCCAAGCGCCTGTTTGCGCTCAtcctgggcgaggagcagaggaagaggaagggggccgccgccgccgccgccgcgacgaccacGGTCATGTTTCACTGA
- the RPN6 gene encoding 26S proteasome regulatory subunit rpn6 (BUSCO:EOG092630YS~EggNog:ENOG503NU6M~COG:O): MAAGDSSRIQEAQKLAKTDPRQAEAIYKDITSKAPQATSDAATREYETALISLGELYRDEKKTQQLVDLVRESRSVFSSFAKAKSSKLVRQLLDLFKDIPNSTDTEVYVTKDCIEWATAERRAFQRQDLEVRLVALYMTKQSYYDALTLINGLLRELKRLDDKLRLVEVQLLESRVYHALGNIPKARAALTTARTSAASVYTPPMLQANLDMQSGMLHAEDKDFNTAFSYFIEALDGYHSLDESAKAQAALQYMLLCKIMLNLVDDVNQLMASKQAVKYAGKNLEAMKAIARAHSNRSLEEYERALSSYRYELGSDAFIRNHLRRLYDAMLEQNLIKVIEPFSRVEIDHIAKMVGLDTQQVERKLSQMILDKVIIGVLDQGAGCLIVFDEAQRDESYDAALATIEKLSNVVDVLYTNQASMLE, from the exons atggcggccggcgactcGAGCCGGATCCAGGAGGCCcagaagctggccaagacggaTCCTCGGCAGGCAGAGGCTATCTACAAAGATATCACCTCCAAGGCGCCCCAGGCGACTTCCGATGCCGCCACCAGAGAATACGAGACGGCCTTGATAAGCTTGGGCGAGCTCTACAGGGATGAGAA GAAGACGCAACAATTGGTAGACCTGGTGCGCGAGAGCCGCTCCGTCTTCTCGTCCTTTGCCAAGGCAAAGTCTTCCAAGTTGG TCCGGCAATTGCTCGACCTCTTCAAGGACATACCAAACAGCACCGACACCGAGGTATACGTCACAAAAGACTGCATCGAATGGGCCACggccgagcgccgcgccttcCAGCGCCAGGACCTTGAGGTCCGCCTCGTTGCCCTCTACATGACCAAGCAATCCTACTACGACGCCCTGACCCTCATCAACGGCCTCCTGCGTGAGCTcaagcgcctcgacgacaagcttcgcctcgtcgaggttcAGCTCCTCGAGTCGAGGGTCTACCACGCTCTCGGCAACATCCCtaaggcccgcgccgccctcaccaccgcccggacgagcgccgccagtGTCTACACGCCGCCCATGCTGCAAGCCAACCTCGACATGCAGAGCGGTATGCTCCACGCTGAAGACAAGGACTTCAACACGGCATTCTCCTACTTCATCGAGGCCCTGGACGGCTATCACAGCCTCGACGAGAGCGCCAAGGCCCAGGCGGCCCTGCAGTACATGCTGCTGTGCAAAATCATGctcaacctcgtcgacgacgttAACCAGCTCATGGCCTCCAAGCAGGCTGTCAAGTACGCGGGAAAGAACCTTGAGGCCATGAAGGCCATCGCCCGCGCGCACTCGAACCGCTCTCTCGAGGAGTACGAGCGCGCCCTGTCGTCGTACCGCTACGAGTTGGGCAGCGACGCCTTCATCCGCAACCATCTGCGGCGCCTCTACGACGCCATGCTCGAGCAGAACCTCATCAAGGTCATTGAGCCCTTCTCCCGTGTTGAGATTGACCACATCGCCAAGATGGTCGGCCTCGACACCCAGCAGGTCGAGCGCAAGCTGTCCCAAATGATACTCGACAAGGTCATCATCGGCGTCCTGGACCAGGGCGCGGGCTGCCTCATCGTCTttgacgaggcgcagcgcgACGAGTCGTACGACGCGGCCCTGGCCACCATTGAGAAGTTGAGCAACGTCGTGGACGTGCTGTACACGAACCAGGCATCCATGCTCGAGTAG